One genomic window of Ktedonobacteraceae bacterium includes the following:
- the folP gene encoding dihydropteroate synthase, whose translation MNTSLPPTIWANHRLEWGQRTYVMAIMNITPDSFSGDGLSEDTLSWEQIVERAVIRARKFVAEGAMLIDVGGESTRPHAEPVSIEIELARVIPVIEALHAALPAEILISIDTYKAEVARQALDAGACIVNDIWALRRDPAMAALVNERGVPIVLMANMRGYQKREIVSDVVRFLAHSIDLALAAGVEWERIIIDPGIGFGTTPEENLTLLRRLHELRVLGRPILLGTSRKSTIGYVLGGLPVSERLEGTAASIALGIAQGADIVRVHDVHEMVRVVKMSDSIVRGHL comes from the coding sequence ATGAATACATCGCTACCGCCAACAATCTGGGCCAATCATCGACTCGAGTGGGGTCAGCGGACGTATGTTATGGCCATTATGAACATCACTCCCGACTCCTTTTCAGGTGATGGATTGTCGGAAGATACATTGTCGTGGGAGCAAATTGTCGAACGTGCTGTTATCAGGGCCAGGAAATTTGTCGCCGAAGGAGCAATGTTGATCGATGTGGGTGGCGAATCGACGCGGCCACATGCGGAGCCTGTTTCCATCGAGATAGAACTCGCGCGCGTAATACCTGTCATTGAGGCGCTTCACGCAGCATTACCCGCGGAAATTCTGATCTCTATCGACACCTATAAAGCTGAGGTCGCGAGGCAGGCGTTGGATGCGGGAGCATGTATCGTAAACGATATCTGGGCGCTGCGGCGCGATCCTGCTATGGCAGCACTGGTAAACGAACGTGGCGTCCCCATCGTATTAATGGCAAATATGCGCGGCTACCAGAAACGCGAGATCGTCAGCGATGTTGTGCGTTTTCTTGCCCATAGCATTGACCTGGCGCTGGCGGCAGGCGTTGAATGGGAGCGTATTATCATTGATCCTGGTATTGGCTTTGGCACGACGCCAGAAGAGAACCTGACCTTGCTGCGCCGTCTCCATGAACTGCGTGTGCTGGGCAGGCCAATCCTGCTTGGTACATCGCGCAAATCTACCATTGGCTATGTGCTGGGTGGTTTGCCCGTCTCGGAGCGCCTTGAGGGTACGGCGGCCAGCATCGCGCTGGGTATCGCCCAGGGCGCAGATATCGTTCGCGTGCATGATGTGCATGAGATGGTGCGTGTTGTAAAGATGAGCGATTCTATTGTACGAGGACATTTGTGA
- a CDS encoding folylpolyglutamate synthase/dihydrofolate synthase family protein has product MNYKEALSYLYSLSDFERSGVYTRNREGNLSREELLLEALGNPHTSYGSTLIAGTKGKGSTAAMIERVLREAEWRTGLYTQPDLHTFRERIRINGNLISEEEFAELLPEVRAAVEKIEQTPGAVPYNTYQVATALMFLYFARKQVRHAVLEVGLGGRLDATNITQPLVSVITSISFDHMQVLGNTLTQIATEKAGIIKPNGVIVTSAQSPEALLAIAAASRKQHAELVRVGPLENDPAQAEVDAGQLPATSYRYQLEQRFEDHQRFTIWAPEKTYSGLEIPLAGQHQLENATVALAALDNLNKKGVRWDEEALREGLRLVHWPARIEVVGHNPTIVVDGAHNADSMQKLMQALRSSFSWRKLIVVLSVNRDKDLVGILQALAGVDAVVLTRMKNPRGASIEELQALFAVHAPNVSVYTAENSNAAMKLALDVAESSDLICATGSLYVAAEVLQWAAARGDKVAREDIHGLDHENG; this is encoded by the coding sequence ATGAATTATAAAGAAGCCTTATCTTACCTTTATAGCCTGAGCGATTTTGAACGTAGCGGAGTGTATACGCGCAACCGTGAGGGGAATTTGTCGCGCGAAGAGCTGCTGCTTGAGGCGCTGGGCAATCCACATACAAGCTATGGCAGCACATTGATAGCGGGCACGAAGGGTAAGGGGTCGACGGCGGCCATGATCGAGCGTGTCTTGCGCGAGGCAGAATGGCGCACCGGCCTCTATACGCAGCCCGACCTGCACACTTTTCGCGAGCGCATTCGTATCAACGGCAATCTCATCAGCGAGGAGGAATTTGCCGAACTGCTGCCGGAGGTTCGTGCCGCTGTTGAGAAGATCGAGCAAACGCCCGGCGCTGTTCCATATAACACATACCAGGTAGCCACCGCTCTGATGTTTCTCTATTTTGCGCGCAAGCAAGTGCGACATGCCGTGCTGGAAGTTGGCTTAGGCGGGCGATTGGATGCGACCAATATCACGCAGCCGCTCGTCTCGGTGATTACTTCGATCAGCTTCGATCATATGCAGGTGCTGGGGAATACGCTGACGCAGATTGCGACCGAAAAGGCCGGTATTATCAAACCGAATGGGGTGATTGTTACTTCTGCCCAGTCTCCGGAGGCTTTACTTGCTATTGCCGCGGCCAGCCGCAAACAGCATGCCGAACTTGTGCGCGTCGGCCCGCTCGAAAACGATCCCGCGCAGGCAGAAGTCGATGCGGGACAATTACCGGCAACCAGCTATCGCTACCAACTGGAGCAGCGTTTTGAGGATCACCAGCGTTTCACTATCTGGGCGCCCGAAAAAACCTATTCAGGCCTGGAAATCCCACTGGCCGGTCAGCACCAGCTTGAAAATGCCACAGTCGCGCTCGCGGCCCTCGACAATCTGAACAAGAAGGGCGTCAGGTGGGATGAGGAGGCCTTACGCGAAGGATTGCGCTTAGTACATTGGCCCGCGCGCATTGAGGTTGTCGGGCATAATCCAACGATTGTGGTTGATGGCGCACACAATGCCGATTCTATGCAAAAGTTGATGCAGGCGCTACGCAGCTCATTTTCCTGGCGCAAACTCATCGTTGTGTTGAGTGTGAATCGTGACAAAGACCTGGTTGGCATCCTACAGGCTCTGGCGGGAGTAGATGCCGTTGTTTTGACACGTATGAAGAATCCGCGGGGGGCTTCAATCGAAGAGTTGCAGGCACTATTTGCCGTTCATGCTCCCAATGTAAGCGTTTATACTGCCGAAAATAGTAATGCTGCTATGAAACTGGCCCTTGACGTGGCGGAGAGCAGCGATTTGATCTGTGCCACCGGTTCGTTATATGTCGCGGCAGAGGTTTTGCAATGGGCGGCTGCGCGTGGGGATAAGGTGGCCAGGGAGGATATTCACGGACTCGATCATGAAAATGGATGA